The genomic window ACCATGGCCGGCCGCGGCGGCGAGGCGGTGCCGTGGTACGCACGCGCACGCGGAAAGATCGGCCCCGGCAACCTGAAGCTGGAGGTGGAGTACGCCACGCTGCTGATGAGCCTGGGCGGCTACGGCGACGCGGAGCCGGTGCTGCGCGGGGCGATGCGGAACTTCCCGCGCTCGTCCACGCCCGGCGTGCTGCTGGCCTCGCTGCTGATCCAGCAGGGGCGGTATGGCGATGCGCTGCCGGTGCTCGACGCAGCCGCGCGCGCGCTGGAGCCGGGCCGCTCGAACGTGGAGGTGATCGACCGCCGCGCGCTGGCGCACGACGGGATGGGCCGCGTCGACCTCGCGCTCGGGGAGCGGCGGGTGACGCTGGCCGACCCCGCCTTCCGCGCGTATCCGCACACGTGGTATCACTTCGCGCGTCTCCTCGCCGAGCGGGGGGATACGGCCGGCGCGCGCGCCGCGCTGGACAGCGCGCGTCTCCGCGTCCCGCCCGGGCTGCGGCCGGCGATGACGCTCGATCCGCTCCCGCCGCTCACCGCGCCGCTGATGCGCGGCTGGCGCGCGCTCCCGCAGCCCGGCCCCGGCGCGGCGCCATGACGGACGCCATCTCCCCGCCGGACGTGGATCGCGACGTTCTCTCCGGAGACGAGCGGCGGCGGCGCGCGCTGATCCTCGCCGGCGTGGCGCTGCTGGCGATGCTCGTGTACGCCAACGCGCTGCGCAACGGATACGCGCTCGACGACGAGAGCATCGTCTGGCGCAACCCCGTCGTGCACGGCTTCGGGCGGCTGCACGACCTGCTGCTCGGCCCGTACTGGCAGAAGTCGGGAGATCTGTATCGCCCGGTGACGCTCTTCTCGTTCGCGATCGACTGGACCCTGTTCGGCGGCTCCACGGCGGCGATGCACGCGGTGAACGTGCTTCTGCACGCGCTGGCCGCCGTGCTGGTGGCGGCGGTGGTGCTGCGGCTGGGCGGCGGCGCGATCCCGGCCGCGCTGGCGGGCGCGGTGTTCGCCGTGCACCCGGTGCACGTGGAGGCGGTCGCCAACCTCGTGGGCCGGGCGGAGGTGCTGGCGACGCTCTTCGTCCTCCTCGCCTGCCACGTCTACGTGCGCGGCTCGCCACGCTCTCCCGGCCGAATCGCCGCCGTCTGCGCGCTGTACCTGCTGGGGCTGGGGTGCAAGGAGATCGCGGTCACGCTCCCCGCGCTGCTGCTGGTGCTCGACGCCCTCCGCGCGCGCGCCGAGCGCGAGACGCCGTGGCGCATCTTCGTCCGCAACCTCCCCCTTCTCGCCGCAATGACGGCGACGCTGGGGATCTTCCTCGCCCTCCGCGTGAAGGCGAACGGGGGGCTGCTGGGGCTGCCGCCCGCGGCGTACTTCGTCGGCATCTCCACCGCCGACCGCCTGGCCACGGCGATGTCGCTCGTCCCCGAGTACCTGCGGTTGCTGCTGTGGCCGGCGAATCTCTCGTCGGAGTGGGGGCCGGACCTGCTGCGCGTCGTGGGATGGGATTCCCCTCGCGCGTGGCTGGGAGTGGCGATCCTGGTCGCGCTCGTGGCCGCGGTGATCGCATCGTGGCGGCGCGGGCGGTGGATCGCCGCGGCGGTGCTGTGGACGGCGCTCGCCATCTTCCCCGTCTCCGGCATCCCCTTCCCGGCGGGGACGATGCTGGCCGAGCGCAATCTCTATCTCCCCTCTGCCGGCCTCGCCTTCATCTTCTGCCCGCTGGTGGCCGCCGTGGCGACGCAGCGGCGGCAGGTGCGGCTGGCGGCGGCGGGCGCGTTCGCCATGCTGGCGCTGCTGGGGGCGATGCGGACGTGGACTCGCACGCCGGTGTGGGCGTCGTCGCGCGCGGTCTTCGAGGCGATGGTCGAGGAGCATCCCGACCACTGGTGGGCCGAGTGGAAGGCGGCGGTGATCCTGGCCAACCGCGGCCGCCGCGAGGAGGCGCTGCGCTGGTTCGAGCCGGCGCTGCGCAAGACCGGCTTCAACGACGTCAGCATCGACCTGGACTACGTGGCCACGCTGCGCGACCTGGGCCGCTTCGCGCAGGCCGAGCCGGTGCTGCGCCACCTGATGGAGGTGTATCCCCGCTCCGTTCCCGCGTACCTGGACCTGGCGTCGCTGCGGATCGAGCAGGGGCGGTACGGCGAGGCGCTGGCGCTGATCCAGGCGGCGGAGCGCATCCCCCGCTGGGGGGCGCTGTCGAGGGTGGAGATCCGCAACCGCCGCGCGCTGGCGCTGGACGGCCTGGGCCGGGTGGACGCCGCCCTCGCCGACCGCGCGTGGACGCTGCGCGACCCCGTCGTCCGCGCCAGCGGCCCGCCGTGGTACCACTACGCGCGCCTCCTCGCCCTGCGTGGCGACACCGCCGCCGCGCGCCAGGCGGCGGACCGCGCCCGCGCGCGCACCGTCCCCACGCTGCGGGAGATGGTGCGGATAGATCCGCTTCCTTCGCTGCAGGACCCGCTGGTGCGCGGCTGGGGCCCGATCGTCCTCTCGCCCGCATCCCCCGCCGCGCGCTGACGCCGCACTCAGCACTCGGCACTCAGCACTTCGTTGAGGGGTCCCGGGGTTTGCCGGGACCCCTCGTCCGGTGTATATCTGTCGGCTCCCAAAACACATGCACTGATTCGGAAAGAGGCCTGGAGTGAGCGAGACGCAGGACGGCATCACCGACGTGACGATCATCGGCGGCGGGCCCACGGGGCTTTTC from Longimicrobium sp. includes these protein-coding regions:
- a CDS encoding tetratricopeptide repeat protein, encoding MTDAISPPDVDRDVLSGDERRRRALILAGVALLAMLVYANALRNGYALDDESIVWRNPVVHGFGRLHDLLLGPYWQKSGDLYRPVTLFSFAIDWTLFGGSTAAMHAVNVLLHALAAVLVAAVVLRLGGGAIPAALAGAVFAVHPVHVEAVANLVGRAEVLATLFVLLACHVYVRGSPRSPGRIAAVCALYLLGLGCKEIAVTLPALLLVLDALRARAERETPWRIFVRNLPLLAAMTATLGIFLALRVKANGGLLGLPPAAYFVGISTADRLATAMSLVPEYLRLLLWPANLSSEWGPDLLRVVGWDSPRAWLGVAILVALVAAVIASWRRGRWIAAAVLWTALAIFPVSGIPFPAGTMLAERNLYLPSAGLAFIFCPLVAAVATQRRQVRLAAAGAFAMLALLGAMRTWTRTPVWASSRAVFEAMVEEHPDHWWAEWKAAVILANRGRREEALRWFEPALRKTGFNDVSIDLDYVATLRDLGRFAQAEPVLRHLMEVYPRSVPAYLDLASLRIEQGRYGEALALIQAAERIPRWGALSRVEIRNRRALALDGLGRVDAALADRAWTLRDPVVRASGPPWYHYARLLALRGDTAAARQAADRARARTVPTLREMVRIDPLPSLQDPLVRGWGPIVLSPASPAAR